ATCCCTATTAACTTGACAGTTAATGATCTCACTCCCTTTGTGGACATTTTCCAATGCATAATTAGGGATTTCCCTATTAAGTATTTAGGAATTCCTTTGCATTTTGACAAGCTTAGCAGAGAAGATCTGCTAGCTTTGATTGATAAATTTTTAGCCAAAATAGCTGGTTGGAGAGTCAAACGTCTTTCTTATTTGAGAAAAAAAATACCCTGACTAGGTCCTGCCTAGCTAGCATCCCCTTGTATTTACTATCTTTCTTTAAATCCCTCAGTGGGCCTTGAACCTGATCAATTCACACATGGCAAATTGTTTGTGTAGTGATAGTGAAGGGGCCAACAAAATTCATCTAGCCAATTGGCCTTCCATTTGTATGAAGAGGGGATATGGGGGATGGGGTATTAAACCTCCAAGATATGAACATTTGTTTAATAGGATCCTAGGTTAAGAGATACATACCTGGTGAAGGTTCCTTATGGAAGAAGATAGTTGACAATAAGTATAATACCAGGAATCCCAGCGTCCTTTGCTATCAGGACAGCCACACTTCTGAGTTCTGGAAAAGCTTTATGTGGGCTTTGGGCTGTTAAAATTGGGTATAAATGGTATGTTGGGAGTGGCAGACAAATTAAATTGGGAAGATATTTAGCATGGAAATGCTCCTTTAGCTACAACATATTGGGATATGTATTCTTTAGTTCAAGAGAAAAATAAGACTATTGTTGATTTGTGGGATGGTGGTAATCTAAGATGTACCTGTAGGGGAACTTTTTCAAATGAGCTAATGGTGCAATGGTTCAAACTAGTTAATATTGTTAGGCTTACACCTTTTAGAGATGAGGAAGATTCGTTGATTTGGCAATATGAATCTAAAGGGATGTACTCTTCTAAACCTCTATAGTTACATCTGCAATCTCCTATGGGGGTTGTGGAACTTTAGAAACTCTATAATATTTAACAAAGTTTCATTGATTCCTCTGAAATAGGTGCTAGGCATGGTCTCCCGATATTTGAGAGACTAGACAAAACCGTTTCCGGAGCTGGAAGGAAGAGACTTAATGGATTTCCATAATCATCTCTAGGGGAGGCTAAAAGCTCCCTTTCTCTGGAGCCAGACTAGAACTTTGCAGAGAAGCAAGTGAGACAATGTCATGGAAGGGAGCGATGGGAAACTATCCATGTGGTGTTCTCACGGCTCTGCTGAGCTTCTTCACTGGCATGCGTCCCTGACCTAGGTTTTATACCCATGTAAGAGTTTGAAAGTAGAATGTTTTGTTATTCTATTTGATTTTCCTTTACCAAGATTACTACAATGTGTCCTCCTAGTTCTAGTTTCCCTCCCGTTGGTTTGACGGGGTAGGCAAAAGTCtatcaatatttttggagtgagGTGCTTAGGCCTCCCTATGATCTTAGAGAGTTTGTAATAAATGGTACTCAAGTTGTATGGTTTCTTTCTTATGAATGGAGCGAGGGCGAGACCCCTTTTCATAAAAAAAGAATAGTTCCATTGAACCAGAGAGAGAAGGAAAGGCAAACGTACTTTGATGATGTTGTCACCGATTTGCAGCTTGTGAATTCTTGGGTCCAGGTAGCCAATGACCCGCAGCTTGGGTGCCGAGGCAATCCAGAACCTCACGCAATCGGTTCCACCATAAGGCGGCTTGAAGAAGATGATGCGCTCCAAGAGCGGGGCATCCACCACGGTGAACTCCTCCACCTTGGACAGCCCAAGGAGCAAGCACCGGAGGCTTTGGCTGCAGACATGGACACGCTCGGGCTTACCATCGAGCACGAGCCCAAGGTACTCCAGATCAAGGTAGGCAGCAAGCAAGCGGTGGATGTACTGGTTGCTTGTGTCGTTCCGTACCAAGCCGAGCTTCCGGAGATTGGGGAAGGCGTTGGCGGCGAGCGGGAGGTCATCGGGGATCTTCCAGAGGGCCAGGGAGAGGGACTGGAGCGAGCCGCAGCAGAGGATGTCAGCAGGGAGGGGCGACAAGGTGGTCTGGGGCTGGGTTTGCTTGTTCAGGAAGGAGAGGTTCTCGATGCTCTTGGTGGCGAGGAGGCGCGGCCACTCTGGGAGCTCGAGATCCAGGGAGGAGGCCGTGCAGCTGAAGAGGCTCACATTGTGGAAGGGCCCCGAGTGGTCGGCGAGGGCCCGTGCGACGGTGGCGACGCGCGTGGCCTCAGAGAGGTGGGCGTCGGCATCGCGCAGGACGAGCGGGGTGGAGCGCCAGATCTGGCGCCACTGGGAGGCGAAGGCGGCAGTGCGCGCAGCATCCGTAAAGGGAAGGCGGTTGATGATGTCACCAAGGAGGTCGTTGGGGAGGGCGCTGAAGCGGTCCTCGCCGTTGTAGCGCCGGGCGGGGTGGGAGGCGGCGTCGTCGCCCATGGTGGAGAGGTGTGTTTTGACCGGAGAGCGGATCTGCTAGTTGGGCAAACAAGTGTGAGAAGCGAGTGCCCTCAGCCCTCGGGCCCAAAAGCTTTGTAGTCTAGTGCACGCTGCTCAATAGCACACTGGCACTATCTGTCTCTGGAGTTGACTAACTAACAAAGTTTTTTTATATCTGATGAACTAATCAAACTCTAGATTAGTTGTTGGCTAGTAATCTTGGAGTCATTGAGAAAACCCTAACATAATGTTTTTTTCGAGAATACACAAATTATGTATCATATTTTTGTAGAAGAAGAAGCAAAACAGTTGATTGAAACTGACGAACACTATTGTAAAAAACTTATGAACACTTCATGTTCTCTTTCTATATACCCTTCGTATGTTTCAACTAGTAAATATTAGTGTATTGTTGTGAATTACTGGTCGCTTGGTAGTGATTGTATTATAAAGTATAGCTTTATTTTAGCAAACATGCTTTCGTTAGTCCAACGCCCACAGAAATTGCACAAGGCTTACATAGAGAAAATACAAAAGACCATCGCCCTTGATGAAGATAAGAAAAAAATCTCGAAGAGATGCGCCACGTGATGAACTGATTTCCCTCGGGATGCAACGCTATCCACTTGGCAGCACACTAAACAAATATACAAAGAAACACCGCCATTGATAAAGACGAGGCAAATCTCTTGAAGAAATGTGGCACGTGGTGAACTCGTTCGGTGGGGATGCCATGCTACCCTCTCGATAGCACACGTGACCAGTGTGCATCTTCGTCATCAACTAAGGGTACATCAAAGACAAACACCGAACCTCTGATTGATCTCACAATAGGAGAACTTGAGGTTGAAGGAACTGGATATAAGCCAAGGATAACGGTTGTGTTTATGTTTCAACATCATCCAGAGACATCCAGAGAGAATCCATTTACTAGGCAGGTCTCTCCAAAAATAGGCCAAGCATTTGCACCAACAGAAACGAACATCTGCTTCCTTCCAAGACCACATGGCGGGCCTCCAAAGTAGAGATCAAAAAAGGAAGGAAACAACTTGTCAAAATATGTTTACACAATGAACAACTTTCCTCTATTGCATGagatggaaagtaaagattgcataaCCTTCACACCGTCCTACTCAAAACCTGCTAAGAAAATGATGAGTACATTTTGCATTAGTTTCTACCTTATTTCTTTTTGCATCTTAGTCATAGGATTTTTTGTGTTTTGCCGCGTTCACATGCCCTTTTTGTCACATTTCACCAAGATTCCAAAGAAGTAGGAGATTTGAGCATTGGTGGGAGAACATCTATTTTAGTGTAAAATACGATAATTGCACATCATAAAAGCCTTTCCATATGGAGATGATCAAGTGGGGAGAAACCAAGCCACTTCTGGTTATTTAGAAGAAAAGACAGTGCATGGTAACTTCACCCTCTCGTACCAATGGTCGTATCATACATTGCCACCTCCCCCTAGTCCGCTAATTCAACCCCGTGGGATCAGATCTCAGATGTGATGAATAGAGAGACCCCAAACCATGAAACAGACGCAGAAAACCTCACCTACAAAAGGGATAAAGAGATGGAATTAGCAGAAGGGCAACATTGTCGAAGTTAAATCCGgcaggtctcgggtagggggtcgcgaTCTGGTAGCCTTGCCACGATGGTAACAAAGACACGGGGACACATGTAttcacccaggtttgggccctctcaaagaggtaaaacaCAACGTCTTGCTTTGCTTATATTGATGTGGACGGGGTACAAAGTAgagatgattgatacgtctccaacgtatctacttttccaaacactttgctcttgttttgaactctaatttgcaaATGGAACTAACCTGAATTAACACTCTAATTTgcaaatggaactaacccgaattAACATTCTTAGCAGAAGTActttggtgttgttttttgtgcggaaataaaattTCTCAGAATTGGCTGAAAGTTGGCGGAGATTTTTTATTCAATATACAAAAAATGCTTGTCAAATATCTGCtgcaggggggccaccacctgcccacaaggcagggggtgcgccgaATTGCCTTGTGGGGCCCGCCGACCTCTgtctgacctaattccaactccataagTACCGTCTTCCTgagaaaaaatagagagaaagtttcattgcatcTTACGATACGGTgccgctgccacctcctgttcttcaatgggggcctaatctggagtccgttcggggctccggagagggcaatTCGTCAGTGctgtcatcatcaacccttcttcaTTAACAAGCTCATGATGCTCACACAGGGAgtgagtaatttcatcataggcATACTGGAGGTAGATGGAGATGGATGAGATacgtcatgtaatcgagtcaatttgttagtgcttgatccctagtatcaactatgtACTGAGATTGATGTtaatatgcttaatgcttgtcactagggcctgagtgccttgatttcagatctagacctattatgttttcatgaatatatttgagttcttgatcctatctgcaagatatatatatatatatatatatatatatatatatatatatatatatatatatatatgcacatgTTATTGTTTTGAACTGTAGACCCCAaggtgacagtaattgggatatGACAGGATCATGTACCAGGGGTGGCTAACACCAAGGAACCCTGCCTCATCAACTACAAGGGGGCCCAATGGGCGCATGACATGGCGCTAACCCTAAGAGGCCAGACGACCTTCTTGACGCCCAAGACCATAGGACAGCGGCACCCCCAGACCGCATCTAGCATGTAAACCCTAGGCCTCTCATGTCTATATAAAGGGAGGTCTAGGGTTCCCCTTGTTCCATATATCCTCAGATAGGAGAACTCTTGGTAGCAACATCGTACACCATTGTAACCCCTCGCATGAGATATCCTATAAATAACCGAAACCAGCATGACATAGGGTACTGATATCCGGAGGCCCGAACCTAAATAAACCCCTTGTGTGACCTTCGATCCATGACTTCCAGCTGCGCTTGGACCTCTACCGTGGGACCTGATGGAAATATGCTTCGTCAATTGGCTCGCCAAGCACGGTCGGCACCGGGTGGAGACCGATCATGGATCGGATATTCCTCTGCTTCCTGTGGCCTACCACCGGGAGAGAGCTTAACTTTTATCTCCCTCATGTTCGTCGCGGATGAGGCGGGCCGGGTTGACACCAACCTACCATCTGACCTCACCTTCTCGGGACCTCGCAAAAGACCTCATGGTGATCTCGTGCAGACTATGGAGTGgaggcgccgtcttgggctccacgatgacctccgtcttgtagtcctcctggtcttggtcttgttgcactgaaatggcaacctttgcctgatgcctcggtactccgcggctgcgcttgctccctttgcaccaaagaggaaaggaggacgctgcgcgggctggcacccgcctgacgcctttggtcgtcatggcttgcgtcacgggcacctcgtgaggtaccccgccttgatctctccgcctcctcgcgagccagcctgatgaggccgtgcctgaggaagctccgcgttgtccgccccgcgaggcttggcccctcgcgagggtattgggtctgtgttggtgaagatgggtcgtgctgggcccccttttgagccatgccgcaggtcgcaggcaggcaagtctggggacccccattcccagaatgccgacagtagcccccgggcccaaggcgcgcccagacttggccgtgcagggaggcggaagggcgagggcgaagcgccgcgggccctaacaacctgcggccttgggcgccacatgGCGGTTGATAGGACGTGGGTGGTACTGCTCCCCCACGCCCCCCCtgattttgcgccatgctaggcggactcgtagttgtacacagccgctcccctttctgtcGCTCGAGCGCCCTTTGTCCTTCCTCCGCTtgaactccagcttctgttttcgACCCAATCTCGaactcccccccccctttccatcgccatggctccgacgaagaagggaagagggaagaaacccgtgtctccgcctGGTCCGGCGCCGTTGgtggcccccgccgagggcttaggcaaggtcagctcggccctggccactatcttcaacgaatgcgggaggacgattGCATGTCCCACATCCCACtcctccatcgacaggatagtcaccgaggtcccgtatttggccgatgccctgtgggcgggtctggttcctcccttttctgatttcttcaatgacgtgctttcccactatcagatccacatgatgcatctgggtcctgaatccatcaccctcctttcggtcttcgcctttgtttgcgaggctatgatgggcatccttccttcggttgccttgctgcgccacttcttctcgctgcgccttgtcGACCTTACCCAATGCTAGGCGTGTGTGAGCTTCATTGCCGCGTCTGAGACTGTGACCTCGAGGATAGACTTCAAGCTCCTCCCGCCCGCGGCTGGGtttcgcgagcggtggctgtatgtggacgcaggggtgcccagccccctgctatcgaagccaacttcgcctgctgtccccaattcgggttggggccaggagacgcttgagagcccccggctcatcttcgtctggcaccgcttcacGTTCTTGAGGTCACTCGGCGTGACatcgcccaaggtggtgaaggagttcctgctacgccgcattgctcctctccaacgccactcctgccggatgtgggccttcagcgggcgcgatgatcgtatgaggctccaggaagaggacttgACTCCTGAGGTGCTATGGACAGTGCTCTTtaccctgactggggaccccaaccctggcagcatctagcagggaggggccttgctgtacctctgccagagcaggggcgattttgtgaagcagatgcctatctttgatgagtgggggccacgccccgccggcctccaggggcctcgcgagaacccagtggtggtgaccgcccttccagtcggccaaggcgtcTCTTCCTCGagcggcggagcagggaggcatgaggcgctagaggccgagggggctcccggcggggtgacggcgccgggcgatgctcatgagggagcggCTCTCATGGCCCGTgtcgctgaggctgagggtgaagAGCAGCTACCCTCAGCGCTtgcgactgaggcccctgaggctccgaCTGCTTcccttggcgaggcgattggcagcgcgcatcaggcaggcgcccctaaCGCAGATCGCCTTGATGCCCCGTCTTCGTcacaggttgatccctgcgcccaactcttgggccgcttccgcgtggactttgaggccctccggaagagaagggatgCCCTgtgcgacgattacccttgtcgcctgctaaagcgtaggaagtacttcgccactgatgagtaagccttctcctttcccagctccggatccttctgttgcttttactgacccttgctccgcaggccccttccagccgagcttgcggagatGGCTGAGGTGTCGTCCCCCTTGGCTTCACCCCCTCCATCGCCCTCAAGTGCcccgagcagcagagcccttgtggtgagggcgatcgaaggGGCGGaccgtcccgaggcgcatcgtggccctgcgcacctcgcgatcctcttcCGCAgaccttctcgtggcatagccagcctgccgtgggcttcccgcctggtcgtggactacgattggctgaggcgctccctgcgctcttcacctggggacgggtggccccaggccgggcttctggcgcggcgtgaccgtcgcgagggtgccagcccccagcccctagCCCGGAGGGGGGGCTGATTCGTGGTCctcggcgcttgcttggggcagatgatggcgtggaagacgtgctcgagcgcgcttgGGAGCGTCgtgctctccgccaaggattccttcgaagggcgactgacgcggtaagcctgcttggtgaggagcttgctgatgaagacacgcgccttgaggccgagggcctgtgcctggctgcagagaggcgcgagctggagggcgccatcgccttTGCGTGCCGTCAGCGCGATCTTAAtgatgcagaggccaaggcgtcgttgGTGGCATCTCGGGAGGctcgatcttgggccgctgaggaggcccgggaagctaaccggcggcgaacggcggcagaggagcgggctcgggagctcctggcctggtgccactcactggaggagcaggtggagctgggCGAGgtagccctcgcgtcgatgaaggtggcctctggcgactcagcagagctccagaagcgtgaggaggcgctgacgctggaagccgccgaacgtacccgcgagtacgagcatCTGGAGACGAGGGCgcgcttggtgacgcaggtggaggatgatgtcgctgaacaggaagcccgtgtcctggaggaggtcggatgtcgagtggcgatggcgcatttgaacctcgagcacgagttcgaggagaagctggggttgatccgggccgaggctgaaggcaggactgctgccttgagagCCAAGCTGGAGGGGGCGACACGGCGGGCCGATGCtttccgggccgcccttgaggtggcgcaaggtgagttaaccacctcccaggccgaggtgctccttctttgccagcgggtggaggaggctgaggccgtcgcgcgccagaatgcggatgagatacgtcagcggcggatcctggagcatgagcacggccccatgctcaccatgctccgggagagagccaacacagccttgggcaacatctgcgaggcggctattGGTGAGCCGCAtgcagtcaactacgccggcaatcttCAATTCTTCACTGACgtcgtgacgcagctggaggcgcggtcggtcagggctgacagattggtggaggagaggagccgcgccctgcttgggcgtgccttttctcgcgtcttcagccatctccagaacatggatccccacttcaatttcgacgctgccatcgccccagtcccccaggccgtccgaggcgacctggcgcactgggtggaagacaatgtggatgctcttatcagggccttcgcttcagacaatgACAGCGTGGTCGAGGCTGCCGACGAGGGTGGTGCGGCgcacggccctgacgccgctgacggcgacgcggacagcgatggcgagttcagcggcGCCAGCAGCGGCTCGGGTGGTGCTcttgaggacgcattgggggatttatccgactgattgtgcatcgttcctaCTTCCTTGCCCTTGGTCTCGTGCTAGCCTTGAGGTATCCTGTGGGAGgttgtggtgtcccgagtgttccctgattggATCCGTAGGACCTGCAgcaaaacaccctcctgagagggcgcggcggcggcagtctgggctgcgcgcaagctaggcctgacccggctcgcgaggggttcacgaggggaggcagctgaggcgaagtggtaaccaaaacgcgagaaattgctcgaacaagactaagcaccccttccccgaacacacgcaaatctcaaattcgaatccaacttgaatccagcgggggaaagcgacaaccaaagggaaaagcaacgaaagtaGACAAAAGGCTGCGTCCGGCatctaatctagtcttggacgtcttctcatcagcgcggagctaagtgctgccactgggcgtgggagggagccccggggcctgaggccggcacccctgagactccggggcgtgtacagccccactcattattgcatgagtgtcacggggcggcgagcttcacaggcactgggccttcttcacaggtactggccttgcttcatattgccagatgagggccccaccttgcgccacactctagtgccatcaacgatgaccggaaaccaggacgccgccgatggggtagagcgatcgacagcggttcccccgacgaccacgggtcctccgccaggggcaggcccgaaggcacctccccagcagagggcctacctcctgagaacaccttgctccgaacgccgcggtggtgatgtcggatctcgtcccctctcctgcagccccctgtgccctcctcctgaggggtaggagactgtgggagcggggcagctgctcggtgtggtgacctgcacctcctgtgatccatggttagcgtatgcctgctcctgaagaattagcggtacccgataatcattgcctccagcgtggcccgtgggaccgtcccggggctcctggaaaggctcagcttctagtgcctcgtccccccagcttgggctaaggagcgagccttgttcgctctcgtgagggtgtccttggtccatcatgaggggcatgtATTCCTCTGGCGCTgtcatcccgaaggccacgccgtagtgctccgcgtgccacaCGGTCCTGCCTGacgtgcccaccgtggggcggcagcgcggctgtccactggggccgcgggTCACGTCGACTCCTTCTTCTTCACGGACCGGGAGCGGGGACAGCGCGGCCGCCGGTCCAGTGCTGAtagcttcgctggcgttggagtagtcttggagcccgcgggcgcgcgcggagcccccgcgcgggccgccctgggcctgagatgggagctgggtgcagaaggggtgagccctcgaggcggcgaagcccaggagctttgccacccgctccagcagcacgtcgcagccgccctccagcagcctgcactacagcagctctcgggccaccgtgagcgcggccctcgagttcgcctgctcccggcgggtgtacggtgccgtggtcgcggcgtgattggaggcccttgctgtcGACCGCGCCTGCCGCAGTGTGAGAGCTATTGAAGCCTGTccacgtcgcccgcggcccgcagcgccctgcggaccgcgagctgcctggggcacggggtcgcccaaGGCGAGcagctctgcgcgggcgggccacgctgcccatggatctgggttgcccgcctggtcgccggacatggtgatgacgacgcgacggggcacaaagtggtagaaggtggattccggcgcacccctacctggcgcgccaaatgtcggatttcggattccggcaaacccttgaggttcgaacattggggtgcgcgcggagatttcgcctcctaccttacttgcactcctccgcctcgctaagatctaagctatggaaagagcaACACGAATGatgcagggtttatactggttctggccaccgttgtggtgtaataccctactccagtgtgtggtgtgtggattgcctcttgggctgatgatgatgaacaatacaaggaagaacagcctcgcgagggtctgctcttggctggggcgatgaactgccggaaggagttcagtcacccctctctctctctctccttcctttccccctcctttctttgttctgtgggtggctggtcctatttatagaggccctgatcctcttcccaaatatcgagcgggaagggagccaacaatggcgggctaatttgaggGGGGGACAGCTAGtgccagctatcctgacaaaagtagtcttcgcctgcacaaagctctggtggtgacgccatcttgggctccatgatgacctccgtcttgcagtcctcctggtcttggtcttgttgcaccgaaatggcaacctttgcctgatgcctcggtactccgcggctgcgcttgctccctttgcaccaaagaggaaaggaggacgctgcgcgggctggcacccgcctggcgcctttggtcgtcatggcttgcgtcacgggcaccttgtgaggtaccccaccttgatctcttcgcctcctcgcgagctagcctgatgaggccgtgcctgaggaagctccacgtcgtccgccccgcgaggcttggcccctcgcgagggtcttgggtctgtgtttgtgaagatgggtcgtgctgggcccccttttgggtctgtgttggtgacaaggggctcatcgtaaatggttacgttgatgcaagctttgacactgatccggacgattctaaatcgcaaaccggatacgtgtttacattaaatggtggagctgtcagttggtgcagttctaaacagagtgtcgtggcgggatctacgtgtgaagcggaatacatagctgcttcggaagcagcgaatgaaggagtctggatgaaggagttcatatccgatctaggtgtcatacctagtgcatcgggaccaatgaaaatcttttgtgacaatactggtgcaattgccttggcaaaggaatccagatttcataagagaaccaagcacatcaagagacgcttcaattccatccgggatctagtccaggtgggagacatagagatgtgcaagatacatacggatctgaatgtagcagacccgttgactaagcctcttccacgagcaaaacatgatcagcaccaaggctccatgggtgttagaatcattactgtgtaatctagattattgactctagtgcaagtgggagactgaaggaaatatgccctagaggcaataataaagttattatttatttccttatatatatatcatgataaaagtttattattcatgctagaattgtattaaccggaaacataatacatgtgtgaatacatagacaaacagagtgtcactagtatgcctctactagactagcttgttaatcaaagatggttatgtttcctaaccatggacaaagagttgtcatttgattaataggatcacatcattagttgaatgatctgattgacatgacccattccattagcttagcacccgatcgtttagtatgttgctattgctttcttcatgacttatacatgttcctatgac
The sequence above is drawn from the Triticum aestivum cultivar Chinese Spring chromosome 7A, IWGSC CS RefSeq v2.1, whole genome shotgun sequence genome and encodes:
- the LOC123153480 gene encoding putative F-box/FBD/LRR-repeat protein At2g05300, which gives rise to MGDDAASHPARRYNGEDRFSALPNDLLGDIINRLPFTDAARTAAFASQWRQIWRSTPLVLRDADAHLSEATRVATVARALADHSGPFHNVSLFSCTASSLDLELPEWPRLLATKSIENLSFLNKQTQPQTTLSPLPADILCCGSLQSLSLALWKIPDDLPLAANAFPNLRKLGLVRNDTSNQYIHRLLAAYLDLEYLGLVLDGKPERVHVCSQSLRCLLLGLSKVEEFTVVDAPLLERIIFFKPPYGGTDCVRFWIASAPKLRVIGYLDPRIHKLQIGDNIIKPNTMASPGTVVPSVEILAVKVNFGVFWEVKMLASFLRCFPNVGTLHIEQSVPHDPSVAAHEPTGEHHARFWQVASPVESLRLHVRSLFIHKFQGNQNEFAFLKYVALNARELRALLVVSPDKKIALALAEEVNEMAKKLDCPPFQPWTARGLLESPRVCNVLISPKVPFLGVHDPFRW